A portion of the Blastopirellula sediminis genome contains these proteins:
- the araD gene encoding L-arabinonate dehydratase yields the protein MPAEPSENAPLHSSRWFAPDSLRGFGHRSRLKGMGYDDEDFRGKPVVAILNTWSDLNTCHSHFPERVKEVKRGIWQMGGFPVEIPVMSLGEMMMKPTTMLYRNLLAMETEEVLRCHPIDAAVLMGGCDKTVPALIMGAISANRPAIFLPAGPMLKARWKDQTLGSGSDAWKYWDERRAGNLCDEAWGQIENCIARSAGTCMTMGTASTMSAIAESMGFTLPGASSVPAVIAEHSRLAVATGRRAVEMALQDLRPSSFLTPTSFDNSIVTSMAIGGSTNAIVHIIAMARRAGYELTLDRFDELSRTTPVLANIRPAGKFLMEDFFDCGGLPALLKELGSHIDGSCQTVNGHTLAENIAGAEVIDHDIIRSLDNPLSESGGTFVLRGNLAPSGCVIKPTAASPRLLNHTGPAVVFDDYAELKAKLNDPASGITADSVLILRNAGPQGGPGFPEWGMLPIPDHLLKQGVRDLVRISDARMSGTSYGTCVLHVAPEAAVGGPLSLVRNGDMIRLNIEERSLNLLVEEDELAKRREQWTPPAPRYKRGYGAMFLKHVTQADVGCDFDFLHHGAETPDPDIY from the coding sequence ATGCCTGCTGAACCATCCGAAAACGCCCCGTTGCACAGCAGTCGCTGGTTCGCCCCCGATAGTCTGCGCGGCTTTGGGCATCGCTCGCGTCTCAAGGGGATGGGGTACGACGACGAAGACTTCCGCGGCAAGCCGGTCGTCGCGATTCTGAATACGTGGAGCGATCTCAACACGTGTCACTCGCATTTCCCCGAGCGGGTCAAAGAGGTCAAACGCGGCATCTGGCAGATGGGGGGCTTCCCGGTTGAGATTCCGGTGATGTCGCTCGGCGAGATGATGATGAAGCCGACGACGATGCTCTATCGCAATCTGCTGGCGATGGAGACCGAAGAAGTCCTCCGTTGCCATCCGATTGACGCCGCCGTCTTGATGGGAGGCTGCGACAAAACGGTACCGGCCCTGATCATGGGCGCCATTTCGGCCAACCGCCCGGCGATCTTCCTCCCCGCCGGCCCGATGCTCAAAGCCCGCTGGAAAGACCAGACGCTCGGCAGCGGCAGCGACGCTTGGAAGTATTGGGACGAACGTCGCGCTGGCAACTTGTGCGATGAAGCGTGGGGACAAATCGAGAACTGCATCGCCCGGTCGGCCGGGACCTGCATGACGATGGGAACCGCGTCGACGATGTCGGCGATCGCCGAATCGATGGGCTTTACGCTGCCGGGCGCTTCGTCGGTACCGGCCGTCATCGCCGAACACTCCCGTCTGGCCGTTGCGACCGGACGACGCGCGGTCGAGATGGCCCTGCAGGATCTCCGCCCTTCTTCCTTCCTGACGCCGACCTCGTTTGATAACTCGATCGTCACCAGCATGGCGATCGGCGGTTCGACCAATGCAATCGTCCACATCATCGCGATGGCGCGGCGCGCCGGCTACGAGTTGACGCTGGATCGCTTCGACGAACTATCGCGCACCACGCCGGTCTTGGCCAACATTCGCCCCGCCGGCAAGTTCCTGATGGAAGACTTCTTTGACTGCGGCGGGCTGCCGGCGCTATTGAAGGAACTCGGCTCGCACATTGATGGTTCGTGTCAAACGGTCAACGGCCATACCCTTGCGGAAAACATCGCCGGCGCCGAAGTAATCGACCACGACATCATTCGCTCGCTCGACAATCCCCTCTCCGAGAGCGGCGGCACGTTCGTCCTGCGGGGCAATCTCGCTCCCTCGGGATGCGTCATCAAGCCGACGGCCGCCTCGCCGCGACTCTTGAATCACACCGGACCTGCGGTTGTGTTCGACGACTACGCCGAACTCAAGGCGAAGCTCAACGATCCCGCATCCGGCATTACGGCCGACTCGGTTTTGATCTTGCGCAATGCTGGCCCGCAAGGAGGCCCCGGCTTTCCAGAATGGGGCATGCTGCCGATTCCCGATCACCTGCTGAAGCAAGGGGTTCGCGATCTGGTCCGAATCTCCGACGCCCGCATGAGCGGCACCAGCTACGGCACCTGCGTGCTGCATGTCGCGCCGGAAGCGGCGGTCGGCGGACCGCTCAGCCTGGTCCGTAATGGCGACATGATCCGGCTCAACATCGAAGAGCGCAGTCTGAATCTGCTGGTCGAGGAAGACGAACTCGCCAAGCGCCGCGAGCAATGGACGCCGCCTGCTCCTCGTTACAAACGAGGCTACGGAGCGATGTTCCTGAAGCATGTTACCCAAGCCGACGTCGGCTGCGATTTTGATTTCCTGCATCACGGCGCCGAGACGCCGGATCCCGATATTTACTGA
- a CDS encoding GntP family permease, producing MFAIVLGMLIVVCGVLFLRLHAFLALFFATLVVAAATTAHCVYDSAIDNQTAQVAAASNQQLELIGVGDQFGAKPGAYYLVRDDDDIAKLETTSVWVEKFEATDNGTTAILRDGLSDSGSSIGTLLISQTAYDKAVQLAKTSPTNRVANALGDTFGKIGVLIAMASIIGQCLLQSGAAERIVQSIRESLGEKWTALAFVISSFILAIPVFFDTVFFLMLPLAQAMAQRTGRDYLKYVMSIIVGGTLAHSLVPPTPGPLFVASELNVSIGAMAIGGIAVGVWGVIAGYFYMIWANRRWIIPLRVHNSSADAAPTQASQLPSFGLSILPVVVPIFLLAMKTVNQTWMSDLSSPLMPIWNTAISFLGDKNVALSLGAVLAMLTLILKPDMTWVELGKSVQKALGEGGVVILITCAGGAFGEMIRQTNVGASIADSLPASVSGTGLLAMAFFVTMIIRVIQGSATVAMIAAIGIVVPVATQIGLPFHPVYLALAIGCGSKPLPWMNDSGFWVISRMSGFTEQETLKTFSVLLTIMGFVSFLATVVCALCFPLV from the coding sequence ATGTTTGCGATCGTTTTGGGAATGCTCATCGTCGTGTGCGGCGTGCTGTTCTTACGGCTGCATGCATTCCTGGCCCTCTTTTTTGCGACCTTGGTCGTAGCCGCCGCGACCACCGCCCACTGCGTCTACGACAGCGCGATCGACAATCAGACGGCGCAGGTTGCCGCCGCCTCCAATCAACAGTTGGAACTTATCGGCGTCGGCGATCAATTCGGCGCCAAGCCCGGCGCCTATTACCTGGTCCGCGACGACGACGATATCGCCAAACTCGAAACAACGTCGGTCTGGGTCGAAAAGTTCGAAGCGACCGACAACGGGACGACGGCGATTTTGCGGGATGGCCTTTCCGATTCCGGCAGTTCCATCGGCACGCTGCTCATCTCGCAAACCGCCTACGACAAGGCAGTTCAGCTCGCCAAGACCAGCCCCACCAATCGGGTCGCCAACGCACTCGGCGATACCTTCGGCAAGATTGGGGTGCTGATCGCGATGGCGTCGATCATCGGCCAGTGTCTGTTGCAGAGCGGCGCCGCCGAGCGGATTGTGCAAAGCATTCGCGAGTCGCTGGGAGAAAAATGGACGGCGCTGGCGTTCGTGATCAGCAGCTTTATCCTGGCGATCCCGGTCTTCTTCGACACCGTCTTCTTCTTGATGCTGCCGCTCGCGCAAGCGATGGCCCAGCGCACCGGTCGCGACTATCTGAAGTACGTAATGTCGATCATCGTGGGGGGAACGCTGGCGCATTCGCTGGTGCCGCCGACCCCTGGTCCGTTGTTTGTCGCGAGCGAACTGAACGTCAGCATCGGCGCGATGGCGATCGGCGGCATCGCCGTTGGGGTCTGGGGCGTAATCGCGGGCTACTTCTACATGATCTGGGCCAATCGCCGCTGGATAATTCCGCTTCGCGTTCATAACAGCTCCGCCGATGCGGCGCCGACCCAAGCGTCGCAACTCCCCAGCTTTGGTCTTTCGATCTTACCGGTCGTCGTCCCCATCTTTTTATTGGCGATGAAGACGGTCAATCAAACGTGGATGTCCGATCTTAGCAGTCCGCTGATGCCGATCTGGAATACGGCGATCTCGTTCCTGGGGGATAAGAACGTCGCCCTGTCGCTTGGCGCCGTGCTCGCGATGCTGACGTTGATCCTGAAGCCTGACATGACTTGGGTCGAGTTGGGGAAGTCGGTGCAAAAGGCGCTCGGCGAAGGGGGCGTCGTGATTTTGATTACGTGTGCCGGCGGCGCGTTTGGCGAGATGATTCGTCAGACCAACGTCGGCGCGTCGATCGCGGATTCGCTCCCCGCATCGGTCAGCGGAACCGGGCTCCTCGCGATGGCGTTTTTCGTCACCATGATCATTCGCGTCATTCAAGGTTCCGCGACCGTCGCGATGATCGCGGCCATTGGAATCGTGGTGCCGGTGGCGACGCAGATCGGGCTTCCCTTTCATCCGGTTTACTTGGCGCTGGCGATCGGCTGCGGCTCGAAGCCGCTTCCCTGGATGAACGACAGCGGTTTCTGGGTCATCAGCCGGATGAGCGGCTTCACCGAACAGGAAACGCTCAAGACGTTTTCCGTGCTGCTGACGATCATGGGTTTCGTCTCGTTTTTGGCGACGGTCGTTTGTGCCCTTTGTTTTCCGCTGGTTTAA